The genomic stretch ATTATCCCAAATGTTACCCAATCTGCAAATTTAACTTTCCGTAAACGGATTGCAGGTGTATAATGTTGGCGAAGCAAATAATACACGAAAGAGTGACGAAAGTGGACTTGTTCCCTTTCGCGAGGTGAGCACATGTCTTTTCTGATCACCCGGAAAAACGGAATTCCCCTTTACATCCAAGTGAAGGATGCCGTTCTTGCCGAGATCAAGCGTGGAGAGTGGAAAGCTGGCGACAAGCTGCCAACGGAGCGTGTGTTGTCCGAGAAACTGCAAGTCAGCCGCAATACGGTATCGCAGGCTTACCAGGAACTTGAAGCGGAAGGCATTTTGTCATCCGTACAAGGGCGTGGTACTTTCGTATGCGACCGTGACGATGCTGTCCGCTTGGAAAACCGTAAGGATCTGCTGCTGAAAATCATCGACATTGCGATGGAAGAAAGTTTGCAGCTCGGGTTTTCGCTGGAAGAGTTCGTGGAGTTGACCGGTCTTCGGGCGAAGGAAAAGATAGACTTTTTACGTCAGGTGCGGGTTGCCTTCATCGAATGCAATCGCGAACAGGTCGAATATTTTGCCAAACGCCTCCAATGCGAATCTGGGGTATCGATCACGCCGATCGTTTTAGACGAACTCCGGCAAGATGTTGAGCGCTACGAACAGGCAGTTGCAACGTCCGACCTTGTCATCACCACATTCTTTCACTATGATGAAGTTAAAGAGCTTTTAGGAATGCGAAAGAACGTACTCGCGATCGCGCTCGATCCGCAGATCGAAACGATCGTTCGCATCGCCCGCATCTCGCATGGGAGAAAAATCGGTCTGGTGTGTAAATCGGACAATTTTGCGGGCAAAGTATTACTGGCGCTCAAAAACGCGGGCTTGGACACTGTGGACATCGAAGTATGCGCCGGAATGTCCTCGCAAGAGCCGGTGGCAGAGATCGTTTCACGGCTCGATGTCGTGATCTGTTCCCCTGGACGGCGCCGCGAAGTGGAGCTCCATGCTCACAGGCGCCAGGAGATCATTGAGTTTATTTACAAGCCGGATGTAGCATCGATCAATTTGTTGCGCGCCGCTTTGATAGATCTTCGACGCCAATAGCACTACGACGACAGCGCATTCGAGTCTGTAGCATCAATCACTGGAGAATCAAACACTTTCGAATCAACGAGGAGTGGGACAACGAATGTTAGATCAGCTTTCTTGGAAAGTTGGGGGCCAGCAAGGTGAAGGTATCGAATCCACCGGTGCAGTATTGGCAACCGCATTGAACCGTCACGGTTATTTCATCTATGGGTATCGCCATTTCTCGTCTCGTATCAAAGGCGGCCACACGAACTACAAGATCCGCATTGCGACCAAGCAACGCTTGGCAAATGCAGACTATCTGGACATCTTGATCGCATTTGACCAAGAAACGATCGACTTTAACGCGCATGAACTGCGCGACGGCGGCGTTCTGATCGCCGATGCGAAGTTCAACCCGGTTGCACCGGAAGGAAAGAACATCCGCTTCTTCGCCGCGCCGCTGACGCAAATCGCAGAAGACAACGGTTCCGCGATCATGCGTACGATGGTTACTGTCGGCGCTTCTGCAGCTGTGCTCGGGATCAACCCGGACACCTTCCTGTCCGTCATTCAAGACCGCTTCCTGCGTAAAGGTGAAAACGTTGTCAAAGCAAACATGGACGCTCTGCAAGCGGGCATGAAATACATCAACGACCAAGGGATCGACCTGTCCGACCTGCAACTCGCAGCGGGCGACGGCAAGGAACGCCTGTTCCTGACCGGTAACGATGCGTGCGGCTTCGGCTCTTTGGCAGCAGGCGTGCGCCTGATGCCGGCCTACCCAATCACCCCTGCGTCCGATATCATGGAATACTTAATCAAAAAACTGCCGGACGTCGGCGGCCACGTTCTGCAAACGGAAGACGAGATCGCAGCGCTGACCATGTGCATCGGATCCTCCTTCGGCGGCTCCCGCGTCTGCACATCGACATCCGGCCCTGGTCTGTCCCTGATGATGGAAGCGATCGGTCTGTCCGGCATCACCGAAACTCCGCTCGTCATCTTTGACACCCAGCGTGGCGGCCCGTCCACCGGGATGCCGACCAAGCATGAGCAATCTGACATGTACGCTGCGCTGTGGGGCACCCACGGTGAGATTCCGAAGATCGTTCTTTCCCCGTCCAACGCGGAAGAGTGCTTCTACATGACAGCTGATGCGTTTAACTACGCTGATAAATACCAAGTTCCGACGATCGTCCTGACCGACTTGGCACTGTCTTTGGCAGACCAAACGGTCGAGCCGTTCGATCACAGCAAGATCACGATCGACCGCGGTCGTCTGGCAACTGCTGAAGAACTGGCAGCCACTCCGGAAGGCGAACTGTTCAAACGCTACCAGTTTGCTGAAGACGGCATCTCGCCGCGCGTCTTCCCAGGTAGCAAAGGCGGTATCCACCACGTAACCGGTGTTGAGCATAACGAAGTGGGCCGTCCGATCGAGGACGCAGGCATCCGTACGAAAATGATGGATAAGCGTCTT from Tumebacillus algifaecis encodes the following:
- a CDS encoding GntR family transcriptional regulator: MSFLITRKNGIPLYIQVKDAVLAEIKRGEWKAGDKLPTERVLSEKLQVSRNTVSQAYQELEAEGILSSVQGRGTFVCDRDDAVRLENRKDLLLKIIDIAMEESLQLGFSLEEFVELTGLRAKEKIDFLRQVRVAFIECNREQVEYFAKRLQCESGVSITPIVLDELRQDVERYEQAVATSDLVITTFFHYDEVKELLGMRKNVLAIALDPQIETIVRIARISHGRKIGLVCKSDNFAGKVLLALKNAGLDTVDIEVCAGMSSQEPVAEIVSRLDVVICSPGRRREVELHAHRRQEIIEFIYKPDVASINLLRAALIDLRRQ
- a CDS encoding 2-oxoacid:acceptor oxidoreductase subunit alpha codes for the protein MLDQLSWKVGGQQGEGIESTGAVLATALNRHGYFIYGYRHFSSRIKGGHTNYKIRIATKQRLANADYLDILIAFDQETIDFNAHELRDGGVLIADAKFNPVAPEGKNIRFFAAPLTQIAEDNGSAIMRTMVTVGASAAVLGINPDTFLSVIQDRFLRKGENVVKANMDALQAGMKYINDQGIDLSDLQLAAGDGKERLFLTGNDACGFGSLAAGVRLMPAYPITPASDIMEYLIKKLPDVGGHVLQTEDEIAALTMCIGSSFGGSRVCTSTSGPGLSLMMEAIGLSGITETPLVIFDTQRGGPSTGMPTKHEQSDMYAALWGTHGEIPKIVLSPSNAEECFYMTADAFNYADKYQVPTIVLTDLALSLADQTVEPFDHSKITIDRGRLATAEELAATPEGELFKRYQFAEDGISPRVFPGSKGGIHHVTGVEHNEVGRPIEDAGIRTKMMDKRLGKLAGLELPNSFSFDGDDDYELLLIGVGSTAGLIAEAMERLHAEGQKVAHLHIKALSPFPIASVQSYVERAKKILVIENNATGQLANIMRFNGIKGDFNSQVKYDGNPFVPSEIYNYIKEMN